In the genome of Candidatus Eisenbacteria bacterium, the window CACGACCAGGAGCTTCATCGAGCCGACGTTCGGGAACTCGGGAGACCACCGAATGAACGGGATCTTCCTCGCTCGGGGCGGGCCGATCCGCGCGCGGCGGGAGCGGCTTCCCGAGATCTCGATCTGCGACGTCGCCCCCACGATTCTTCACCTGTTCGGCGAGGCGATCCCCAACGACATGGACGGCCGCGCGATCGAGGAGGCGTTCGGGGAGGAATGGAGAAGGGCGCACCCGGTTCGCTTCCGGGAGCCGTACGAGGCGCGCCCGAAGGGGGAGAGGGCGCTCACCGAGGAGGAGCGGCGCGAGATCGTCGAGCGCCTGAAGGGAATGGGGTATGTGGGATAGACGCGATCTCCTCGTCGCGTTTCTTCTCGGCCTCCTCTCACTCCTCCTCTTCCTTCAGTACCTGGACTACGGCATCAACGACGACGAGGGCTACCTCCTCGGCGGCGTTACCCGGATCCTCGAGGGGGAGGTCCCGTACAGGGATTTTCACCACACGTACGCCCCGGGTCGCTTCTACCTCGTCGCTCTTCTCTTCCGGGTTTTCGGCGAGGACCTCTTCGTGGTGCGCGGCCTGTGGGTGGCGCTCCGCGTCGTGATCGTCTGCCTCGCCTACCTCGCGGGGCGGCGGGTCCTCTCCCGTTCGGGCGCGGTCGCCGCGAGTCTCTTCTTCATCGCCGCTCCAGGGCCGTGGCACAAGAGCTTCTTTCATCTGTTTCTTCTGGCGAACCTTCTCGCGCTGATGGGGCTTCCCGGGCCAAGGGCGCGCGGCGCCGCGGCGGCCGGTCTTCTCGCGGGAGCGACGTTCCTCTTTCGGCAGGATCTCGGGGTTTTCGTCTTTCTCGTGTACGGGCTTCTTCTTCTTCTCGGCCGCCGGACCGGCGAGAACGCGGCGCGCGGAGCGGCGTTCTTTCTAAGCGCGGCGGCGGCGATCCTCCCCTTCGTTCTCTATTTCGCGGCCGAGGGGGCGCTTCCCGCGGCCGCGTCGAAGGTCCTTCTCGCGGGGATGCGGGATAACCGGACGAACGCGCTCCCCTTCCCGAGCCTTTTCCATCCGATTTCCGGGGGCGTCTCCGGCCTCGCGTTCTTTCTTCTTCGTCTCCTTTATTATGTGCCGGTTCCGCTCGCGCTCCTCGCCGGGGCGAGTGGAGTGAGGGGACTCCTCCGCGGGCGTCCGGACGGGAGACCCCTCTTGGTCCTCTCGCTTCTTGGCCTTCTTTCCTTCAACCAAGCGCTCTGGCGGAGCGACCTCGCGCATCTCTTTCAGGCGGTCGGCGCGGCGTATCTTCTTCTCCCTTGGGCGCTCGAACGGATCGCCCTGCGATCGGCTCCGGCGCGTGCGGCGCTCCTCTCTGCGCCTCCCGTCCTTCTTCTTCTCGCGATCTTCATCTACGCGGACGCGTACCGATCGCCCCTCAAACGGCCCTGGATCGCCGCCGAGGGGCTTCAGCCGATCCCTCCCTACTACACCGGCTCGATCGCGCAGGTAGGCGGCCGCGTCGAGCGCCTCACGCTTCGGAAGGCGAGGGTGCGCGTTCCGCCCGAGGAGGCGAGGTCTCTCGAAGCGATCGGCAAGGTCCTCGACCGCTACAGTTCTCCGGGCGATTATGTCCTCACGGTCCCGGGATTCCAGATGATCTACTTTCTCTTCGACCGCGCGAACCCGACCTCGTTCATTCACCTGCGAAGGGGATTCGACGCGCCCGCCGAGGAGGAGGCGTATATTCGGGATCTACTGAACCGCCCGACGAAGCTCGTTCTCCTCAGGGACATTCCGCTCGACGGACGAGAGGAACGCCGCTTCCGGAACTACGCGCCGCGCGTCTTCGATGCGATCGAGCGCGCCTTCGAGCCGGTCGAAAGGTTGGGCGACCTGATCGTGTACCGGCGCGCGGAGGGGGAGCGGTGAGAGGGAACCTCCTCCGGCTCGCCGTCACGATCGCGCTCCTCGCGCTCGTCCTCTCCCGCGTCGACCGGGAGGAGCTCAGCCTCGCCGGTTCCGAGGTGAGGGTTCTCCTTCTTCTCGCCGGATATGGGCTCAACCTCGTCATGGTCTTCTTGAACACCTACCGGTGGCAGATCCTCGTGAGGCCTCTCGGGGCGAGCGTGGGTCTTTTCCGGCTCACCTCGTATTACTTCGTGTGCATGTTCTTCAACAACTTCATGCCGACCTCGATCGGCGGAGACGTGGTCCGCGTGCTCGACCTCGCCCGCGACACGGGAGAGCGCTCCTCGGCGATGGCTTCGGTTCTCGTCGAGCGCCTTCTCGGTCTCTATGTGCTTCTGCCGATCTCGATCGCGGCGTTTCTCCATCTCTATCCCACTCTTCCCGAGCGAGGCTCCTTCCTCGCCGCGGAGGCGGCGATGGCGGTTCTCTTCCTCGCCGGCACCGTCGCGATCCGGCGGAGCACGCTCCGCCGCGCGGAACCGCTTCTCAAACCATTCGCGCCCCTTCTCCATCGGATGGACGCGCGCCGGAGAGCGGGGAGGCTCTACGATTTTCTGGACGCATACAAGAAGCACCTCGGCGCCGTCCTCGCGGCGTTTCTTCTCTCGCTCCTCTCCCGATCGGTGTGGGTGTTCAGCTGCTGGGTTCTCGCGGAGTCGCTCGGCATCCGTCTTTCGGTCGCCCACTTCTTTCTCCTCATGCCGCTGGTGGAGATCGGGAGGATGCTTCCTCTCTCGCTCGCCGGGATCGGGATCCGCGAGGGCGTGATGCTCCTTCTGCTCCGTCTGTTCGGCGTGAGCGACACGCGGGCCGTGCTTCTCGCCTTCCTGATCTATGGGATCTTCGTGGTGAACGGGCTTTTCGGAGGGATCGTGTACGGACTCCGCGGCTTCGTCGAGAGCCGAAAGAGGCGCCGCGATGCCGCCGCGTAGAAGGGTGCGGCGGCGGACCGTCCTCCTCGGGCTCTATGTCTTCGCGCTGATCCTCCGACTCGCCTATCTTTGGGACGCGAGAGACAATCCCTTCCCCGACGCTCTCGGGCTCGACGCACGCTACTACGATCTCCGCGCCGAGGAGATCCTCCGCGAGGGGCTCATCGGCGACGACGCCTACTTCATGGGACCCCTCTATCCGCATCTTCTCGCGGCCGTCTACGGTCTCGCGGGGAGGAACCTTCTTCTCGTCCGCATCCTTCAGGCGTTCGCCGGCGCGGCCGTTCCGGTGCTCCTCTATCGGATCGGCTCGCGCTTCATGAGCCCCACGGTCGCACTCGTCGCGGCCGCGGCGGCCGCGCTCCACGCCCCGTTCATCTTCTATACCTCCTCGATCCTGGACACGGCCCTCTCGGTGGTCCTTCTTCTTTGGATCCTGGACCGGCTCAGCGTATCGGCCGCGCGCGCCTCGTTTCGGCACCCGCTTCTCACCGGCGTTCTCTTCGGCCTCGCCGCGGCAGGGAGGGGGAACGTGCTTCTCTTCCTCCCCTTCGCCCTCTTCGCGCTCGCCCGCGCCGAGCCGGGGAAGAGACGGGAATTCCGCGCGCCGTTCGCTCTTCTTCTCGGGGTTCTCGTCGTGATCGGGGCGACGACCGCGAGGAACTACGCGGCGAGCGGGGATTTCGTCCCGCTCACCTCGAACGGCGGGCTCAACTTCTACATCGGAAACGGGCCGGAATCCTCCGGGGCCTACGAGAAGCCGAAGGGCCTCGACGTGGACGAGGACCCGTCGGGGCGCCGTCTTCTCGAGAGACAGCTCGGCCGCCCGCTCTCCCCATCCGAGGTCTCCGCCGAGTGGTTCTCCCGCGCGACCGCGTGGATCCGCGAGAACCCCGGCGCGGAGCTCCGCCTTCTTCTCAAGAAGACGATTCTTTTCTTCTCGACATTTGAAATTCCGCAGATCGAAACGTATCGGTTTCAGATGCGCTACAGCCCGATCATCCGGGTTCTCCATGCCCCGTTCGGCGTGTTCGCTCCCCTGGCGCTCGCCGGACTCTTCCTCGCCCGCGGGCGAAACCTCTTCCTCCCCGTGTCCTTCGTCTTCTCGTACGCGGCGTCGATCGTTCTCTTCTTCGTTCTCACGCGGTATCGCCTGCCGGTCGTCCCGATGCTGCTCCTCTTCGCCGCTGCGACCTTAGTCGCCTTCGTCGAGGAGGCCGCGAAAGGATGCCGGGGCGCTCTCCTCCGCCGCTTCCTGTGGATCGTTCCGTTCTTCGCTCTCTGCAACGTCAACTTCTACCGTCTCTCCGCGTCGATTGGCGAGGCGCAGTCGTACTATCGTCTCGGCATCATCCATCAGAGCCGCGGCGAAGCCGAGCAGGCGGTTCTCGCCTACCGCCGTTCGATCGAGCTCGATCCGGATTATGAGCGCTCGCGGCTCAACCTCGGCGAGCTTCTCGCGGTCACCGACCGGAAGGAGGAAGCGGAGGCTCTCTTCCGCGAGGCGATGCGGATCGAGCCCGAGTACCCGAAGGCATCTCTCAATCTGGGCACCCTCCTCTACCGCTCGGGGCGGACGGAGGAAGGGAAGGCGTTCCTCGAGGAGGCGCTTCGTCTCGATCCGGGCTACGGAAAGGCATGGCTTCATCTCTCCGCGCTCGCGCTTCTCGAGGGGGATCCCGACGGTGCCGAGAAGGCGTTCGCCGCGCTCGCCTCGCTCGCGCCGGACGATCCGATCCGCGGGCTCGCCGAGGAGTTCCTCACGCGGATCGAGGAGTTCGATCGAATCGCCGTGTGGCGCGAGGCGAACAGTCTCCCGCGCGCTCTTCCTCCGGCCACGCGCGAGGCGGCCACGGCGGAGCTCTTTCGCGATCGTGCCGACTGCCTCGCGCTCTACCGCGCGGGCGCGGCCGGAGGGGACCCCTCGGCGCTCTACGCTCTCGGCGCGGCCCTCTATCGGGAGGAGGATTGGGCGGGCGCGTCCGCGGCGTTCGAACAAGCTGCGCGGAGCGCGGAAGGCCATCCCTTTCTCGGCTTCGCGCGCGGGCTCGTCCGCTTCCGCGAAGGCCGCCCGGAGGAGGCGCTTCCACTTTTCGTCGAGGAGACGGAGGCGAATCCGGATTTTCTTCCCGCGTGGAGGAACGCAGCGATCCTCGCTTCCCGGCTCGGGCTGCACGGCGAGGCGCGGCGTCTCGCGGGCGAGTACGCCGCGAGAGCCGAGGAGGAGGACGAGGCGATCCGCTCGATCCTCTCCGCGTCCCCGCCCTCCGCTCAGGGAACCCGGTAGAGCTCGAGCCCTCCCCATTCTCCGCGCGGCTCGCAGGCCTTCCACGCTCGGTCGAGGATCGCGAGCGCGCGCGCCGGCGCGTATCGCGAAAACACACGCTCGAGCGAGCGGTTCACGAGAACCCACCGAATCTCTTCTTGTCTCAAGTGATTAAGAAAGGCCTCGTTCGAACCGGATCGTTCGGCCAGACGGACGATGCGGGAGGCCTCGAAGAAGCTGTCCGCCGCGTAGGGGCGGTGGAGATAGTACCCGCGGTTCTCCCAGACGAGAAGGATCCGCTCTCCGGCGGGGACGGTCCGCTCGGCGGCACGGAAGGCGGCGTACGACTGGATCTTTCGCCGGAGATAGGAGTCCTCGCTCTCCCGTCCGGAAACGACCGGGAGCGCGTCGCGGCGGGTCTCCGCGAGCGCGGGCGCGAGAAGCCCCGCCGCGATCGCGAGGAAGAGACCTCCCTGAAACACGCCGAAGGCTCCGCGCTCGGTTCTCCAGAACCCTCCCGCGGCGGCGGCGAGAAGAAGAACGACCGGAAGCAAGAACCGAAGCTGCTGCGACCCGAGGCCCCACAGATAGATGCCCGCGAGGGAGAGGAGAAGAACCCCCCGCGTCTCCCGTCCTCCGCGGACCCACGCCCAGAACGCCCAGAGGAGAAGGGCGGGGGAGAGGACCCCGTCGAAAAAGGCGTAGCGCGGCTCCCCGCGAAGAACCGCGTTCCACGGGAGGATTAGGAATCGAAGCGGATCCCTCCCCATGCCGATCGATCGCTGCCAGGCGAGAAGCCTCTCGTCGAGAACTGTGTCCCAGCCGTGTCCGCCGAGGATGGAGGGGAAGAGCGGAAAGAGGGGATTTCCGGTCTCCGCCCATGCCTTGAGGAGCCAAGGGGCGAGAGGAAGATGGGAGAGAAGAAGGAACGCGATCACGCTCCCCGCGGACACCGGGCGCGCGCGCTTCCCGAGCACGGGGAGAAGAAGAAGCGCGAAGAGGAGTGGATAGGCGGCGTAGGCGCTGTACTTCGTCGCGAGCATCCCTCCCGCGAGGAGGGAACCGGCCGCGAGATCCGCGCGGCCGGCTGCTCGCGCATGCCGCGCGAGAAGTAGAAACGAAGCCCCGAAAAAGATGGCCGCCGCAAGATCCACGTTCCCGATCGTGCGGGGGTCAAGAACCAGAGGGAGCGTGAGGAAGAGAGCGGCGGCGGCGAGACCGGACGGCGCGCGGAAAACCTCCCGCGCGAGACGCGCCGCGAGCGTCGCTGCGGCGAGGGCGAGAAGAAGATGGAACGCGCGCGCGGCCGTCGCGCCGCCGATGAGAGCGGCTCCCGCGAAGAGGAGATCCGATCCGTGCGGCATGCGCGCGTAGACGAGGTCCGGCGCTCCTTCGAACCGGCCGTTCTCCGCGTAGGCACGGGCGATCGGCATGTGGTACACGATCGGGTCGTTCGCGGTGAGCGGGGCGAGCGTTCGGACAAGAAGGAGGGCCGCGGCGAGCACGGCGAGCAACCCGAGCGCGAGGGGGAAGAACGTCCGGCGGAGAGACGGCGCGCGGACGGAGATCTTCCGCGGCAGGCCTGCGGCGAAGAACGGGACGAGAAGACCGGCGCCGAGAGCGGCCGGGCGGAAGAGGCCCGCCGCGAGGAGCGCGAAGGAAAGAAGAGAGGAGAGAAGGCCGCCGAGCGCGAAGCAGAGAACCGCGGGTCGGTCCCCGAGCCGGAGAAGCCGCGCGAGCCCGCTCCCTCCCGCGAGGAGCAACCCTCCGTAGAGAAGGGCGCCGGCGATTCCTTTCGCCTGGCCGCCGGCGTCCCATCCGGTACCGTCCGAAGCAGCCGGGAGGCCGAGATCGAGACGCGGCGGGTGCGTGAGGAAGAAGAACGCGGAGAGGAAGAGCGCGGCTCCCGCCCAGAACAGAAGGGCGACCCACCGGACTTGCTGATGTCCTGCATCCGACACGAAGGCGGCAACCTCCCCGCGAGAGAACCTCCCCTTCGAACGTGAAGCAACGTATCACGGAAGGGCGCTTCCCACAACGCCGCGGGCCCTTCGTTCCGGCTCTTGACACGCCCACGGCCATTCAGTATAGTGAACGCGCTTGATTTCCATAGGGTTAGAAACACGCGGCCCTGAGGCCCGCTCGAGGCTGCGGCGAGCGGAAGGAGGAAGGTAAGGTGTCGGGTACGATGAGACGGACTGGGTGGGTCCGCGCGGGGTTGTCGGTGCTCCTTCTCTCGATCCTCGCCTGCGGAGACGACGACTCCGGCCAGTCGATCTTCGACTGCCCGAATTGCGAGCACTGGACTCGGGTCTTCGAGGGGAACGTCAACTTCCCGGCCTACATGCCCGGCACGACCGACATCATCGCCTTCAGCTCGGACCGCGGGAACAGCAGGAACACCGAGAACATCTGGGTTGTCGACCTAGACGGCCCGGGCGGAGAGCCTGTCTTCTACCAGATCACCAATTCTCCCGACGACGAGTTCGACCCTTCCTGGTCGCCGGACGGAACGCGCTTGGCCTACACGGCGGTCCTCCGCGACGAGATGAACAGGCCCGGTTACGAGATCTTCATGATCCGCGTGGATGACTTCTCCAACCCCGGCGACGAGGTGCGCCTCACGAACACCGACTTCTCCGACGAGGTGGTCGTTTCGAAACCCGCCTCGTCGACTTGGCTGGACAACCAAACGATCCTCTATTCTGATGGGCAAGACGTGTTCACGATCGAGCTCGAAGGAAACGAACCGGGCGCGCGAACGAAGATGATCAACGATCCTTCGGATTTCATCTTTTCGGGAACGAACGACTTTGTGGAGAACCAGGCGGCCGCGGTGCGCCTGGGCGGCCGCGACCTCGTCTATTTCGTGTCGGACAGCCGCGTTCCCTTTGGATCGATCCACGTGGAAGCGAAGGACATCGGAGGAGATACCGTCTACGCGGAGATCTTCCTCGAGGGGGTCCCCACCGGCGTGCGGACGCCGAACATCGTCGGCGGGCGTCCGCTCGGGAACTACGTCGTCGGGGCTTCGGTGACCGACCCGCTCGCATCGGAGGACTACTGCGACACACTTCTTTCCGCGCCGTTCGCCGTCTTCGAAAACGACACGACAAACGTAAGCTTCACCTTTGACAACCCGCGCGGAACGATCGTCCTCATCGCGGGTCCGTGGGGCTCGAACTTCTACTACGACAACAAGTATCAGGGCGTGATCCGGCGGGACACCACGAACATCGAGTGCGTGTATCCCGGCCTTCACGAGCTGAAGCTCGTGTCGATCGAGGCGCGAGATACTCTCGGCGTTCTACTCCGCGACTCGATCTGGGTCGCCGTCGGAGAGAACGAGGTCAAGACCTGCACGCTCGACGTGAGCGGGAGGACGGGGAAGGCGAGAGGCACGGGCGGAGCCACCTCGATTCGCCCGTTGAGAGCCGTTCGCAAGGGCGCTGAGGTTGCCCAGCACGACCTCCCGGTTCTCTGGAGGTACGACTCGGAAGACGGCTCTTACGTTCCGATCTCCGAGCCGGGCGAGTACCCCTCCCACCCGGCCGTCGATCCGACGGGGGAATATGTTGCCTATATAGTTGATTTCCGAAGACTTAAAGTTGTCTCTGCCGTGACCGGCCTCACCCGGTGGGTTCCCCTCCCCGGAGCCACCGGCATCAACATCTGCTTCCGCGAGGCGATGCATCCTTGCTGGTCCTCGGACGGAGGGCGGCTTCTCCTCTCGCTTTCGCCCTGCATCGACCAGCCATCTTCGGACGGCAGCGCGACCGAGTTTGACGGGTGGGAGGTCGAGATCGGGCCTTTTCTCCCCCGGTAGGGGGGCGGGCTAACCGGTTCCCCTTTCATCGGTAAGAGTTGACACTCGCGAGAACGGTTTGGTATAATCGCGGGCGATGCGGCGGATTTCATCCAAATGGCCCAGGGCATCCCGCAGCGCGAAGCGTCGCCGTAACTCGCTGTTCTAGAATGGGATATGCAAGAAGGCTGCGGAAGATACGGACTTTCCAACAAGGAGGTGGTCAGAGGAAGAAACGGGTTCAACAAGCTTCCGAGGAATTCCGCAACGTCCGGCGGGGGCCGAATCCGTCGCTGGCCGCCGGTGGGGCGCTGCGGATGTGGGGTCTCTAGTTTCCGCTCCGAAGCCGACTTCCGAGCACGGGAGACGGGGTGGGAGCATCGACCCACGGTTGTTCTCTGTTCCTTGTGCGATGGAGGGCAGACGGTATGAGGAACACCAAGCTCATGACCTTGGCTGCGCTGGTCGTGGGGCTCTCTCTCGTGGCGGCCGTTTCGGCGATGGCCGCGATCGAGAAGACCCCGCGTTCCCCCGAAGCCTTGCGACACCCGAGCGGCGAGATCTTCTCGGCGAACGGGGACGTAATCTACACGAAAGAGGGCGCGCGGTCGGACACCACGTGGATCACAGCCCACGACGACACCCGGTGTGACGACAACCTGGGCACCCCGGCTGACGGCGGCCAGGGGAACAGTGCCCCCGGCTATGCCACGTGGTGCTGGGAACGCGGCTACCTGGGCGGCGGCCTGTACGACTCGTGCGCGTCGACGACCTTGATGCCGAATCCCGGGTGCTTCACCCACTACGACGTCTACACGCTTCTCGTGAACCAGTGGCACCTCGACACGCTGGACCGATACAACCCGGCGGTCGAGGAATCCACCCCCTGGTGCGGCGAGTGGGGCGACACGCTCGTCTGGGAGAACCCGTACGGATACGGCCCGCAGTACAACTACAGCATGATCCTGAACCTCGGCCGCCCGGGGACGACCGGCTTCAACTCCGGAACCGGCTTCACGATCGGCGGCATCCACATGTACGACGTGGAGATCGCGTACGACTACTGCTACCTGGAATACGCGGTCAGCAACAACGAGACCTTGGCGACCTGGTTCGAGCTGGACCGCTACAACGGGACGTCGAACCCGGAGCCGCCGATTCAGTGCCCGGGGACCGGTCTCGGCCGGTACGGATGCGCGCAGTACGAGAGCTTCCAGGTGATCGGTCCGAGCGTGAACAACACGTCGACCAACCTGCTCGTTCGTTGGCGCTTCGCCTCGGACAGCGCGTGGGACGATGAGGACGCGAACGGCGGCGTCTGGACGGACGGCGCGTGGCGCATCGACCACATCTACGCGGGCGGCAAGTCGGGCGGCCATTACCCGAACGGCGGCGGGGTGGAGACGTTCGAGGCCGGATTCGGCCCCGAGTGGTCCACGCCGAGCCTTCCGCAGGCGCAGCTTGGCGGCTTCTGGAGCGGCGGCAAGTGGGTCAACGGGACCCCGGTCGTCTGCGACTGGTGGCATCTCGAGCTGAACCCGGACTACTCGAACTTCGGCAACACCTGCGAGTACACGAACACCTGGATGTGGGTAGCGGACGACCAGGCCTTCACCCAGAACCAGGAAGACGGCTACCACTACCGGCTCGTCACGCCCGTGTTCGAGAGCGGTCCGAACAACCCGTTCTACGATCCGGATCCTCCGGGACCGGGGTCCGAGAACCGGTGGACCGGCGTCGTGGTCGAGTTTGACGAGTACCTTTGCATCAAGGACATCGTCGGCGACGTGACCGACACGCAGTGCCGGGTCTACAACTCGAGCATCAACCGCTGGAGCCAGTGGGAGGGCGACAACTACGTGATCGTCGGCGGTTGCCAGTTCTGGAACATCAACACGTTCGACGAGTGGACCCAGTACCTCGGCCCGGATATCGACTCGGTCCAGTTCTCCTGGGAGTTCCTGGATCGGTGCGATTACAACGCCTCGTCCGAGCTTCCCTGCATGGGGCAGCACCGGAAGGCGACCTACCTCATCGACAACGTGAGCATCGGCGTGTTCGAGCAGCGCGGGACGCAGTGGGCGCAGGGGCAGACCGAGCGCTTCGCCGACACGTTCGCGCGCGACGTCGCGATGCACCCGATGTTCAAGGAGAACTGGGAGCTCTTCCCGACCGACGTCTGGGAGCAGGAAGACTCGATGACCATCCAGGTCCGCGACATCGACGGGGTCATGGGCGGTCCTCCGCCCCAGAACTCCGGCGTGCGGATTCACTGGCGGATCTCGACGACCTGCGGGACGACCTGGGACAAGGAGCCCGGCCGTCCGCAGGGCGCGACCTACTTCCCGGCGGCCAACTGGAACTCGAAGGTGATGAACTTCTCGGTTCCGGACGACGAAGACGCGCAGGGGACCAAGGCCGAGTTCAACGGCGTGTACTCCACGATCATCACGATCGCGGACAACGCGACGTACCTCGGCGCCGGGGCGACCCTGTGGCCCGAAGGGACGATGATCGAGTACTACTTCACGGCGCTGGACAGCTTGGGCACCCGGGATACGGTTCCGAACCGGAACGCGATTCGCCGGAACGATCTCCGGCTCGTCGAGACGACCGTGGGCAAGCAGCACGATCGCCGGCTCCCGTGGCCGTTCGACGTGAGGGTGCTACCGTGCCCGACCTCGAAAGACCCGCTCCCCTCGGGCCAGAACCATCCGGTTCTCCTGGTCGACGGGTACGGCCGGACCGCGTACGACATCTCGACCGACCCGAACTTCTCGCAGTCCGGAGTCACCTCGTTCCCGTTAGTGCATCAGATCTTCGAGGAGTCGCTGAAGCGCCTCGGCGTTCAGTACGACTTCTACCGCCAGGGCTACGGCGTCAGCCGGGGGAACGCCCCGATCTACTCGCAGCCCTTCCACAAGGACAGCTACGGCGGCGTGATCAACCACATCGGCGCGATGGCGCGGCGCTACAAGACTGTGATCTGGTTCTTCGGCACGTTCAGCAACGAGAGAACGGTCGTGGACTCGTCGCAGCTCGAGATCGCCACGTACCTCGACATCGCAGGCGTGAACTTCCCCGACTCGGCCAACATCTGGGTACTCGGGGAAAACCTCTGCGAGGATAACGAGCTGACCGACCCGGCTTGGACGAGAAGCGGCAACCAGACGACCAACGGCGCCTTCTTCTGGAAGACGCTTTGCGGTCTGACGGAGAAGGCCGGAGGCTGCACGGACCAGGCGGGTCACGGCGGCCCCGGAGAGGCGTACCGCTACTACCTCGTGGGCCAGGCGGGCACCTGCCTCGCGGGAATCACAAAGGCTCAAGGGTATTGGGACTGCCCGATCCGTGGGCACCCCGACGATGAGGCCACCACCGCAGCCGCGACCGCGCTCATCAAGTACCATGATGATCTCGGCGCGGGCAAGTTCGCCGCGTCGTTCAGGCGTCATGCGAACGGAAGCAAGGCGATCCTGTCGTTCGTCTCCCTCGAGCACTTCACGAGCGCGCAAGAACGCGACTGCGTGGTGCAGGCCGTTCTCGGACGCGCCGGAGACGGCATTGGCGACAACCTGCAGTTCAACACCGGCATCCCGACGCCGCGCGCGAACTGCACGATCAACGTCGACGTGCCGGACGGTGTTCCGTCGATCTTCGCCCTCAGGCAGAACGTTCCGAACCCGTTCAACCCGATCACGACGATCTACTTCGATCTGCCGAAGCAGACGAAGACGACGCTTCGGGTGTACGACATCGCGGGCCGCGAGGTCCGCACGCTCGTGGACGGCGTTCTGAACGAAGGGCCGCACGAGGCGACATGGAACGGGAAGGACAACTCCGGACGCGACGCGGCGAGCGGCGTGTACTTCTACCGCCTCGACGCGGAGAAGGACACGGCCACGCGGAAGATGGTGCTGCTCCGGTAATCTAGCCGGGCGGTTACCGCTTCGAACCGGATCGCCGGGGCTTCGGCCCCGGCGATCTTGTTTGTGCGCGCGAGTCGCCGGCTCACGCCATCGCCTCTCCTCGCGCAGGTTCAAAGCGCCTAGGAACACGGCATTTGGGTTGACACCCGAGGAAGCCGTTTGGTATAGTCGCGTGGCGACGCTGAGGAGGCGAATGCGACTTAACCCCGGACTCTGTAAGAACTTACATGATCGGAGTGCTCCGCATGATCCAGAGGCGAGTTTTCAAAGGGACGGTTCTTCTTCTTCTTGCCGCGACCGCATATCTTCTCCATGCCGGCTGCGAGGGGATCGAGATCCCGGAGCCCGACAAGAACAAAGAGCCGGAGACCGAGATCACACGATCCCCCGTGGATAGCAGCGGAGCCTTCTACCGAGTGCACCTCTTCTGGAAGGGCTTCGACTCGGACGGGGTGATCCAAGGTTTCGAGTACGCCGTGGGAGACACGTTGCGCCTCGAATCGTGGGTCTTCACCAATCGCACCGATTCCCTCTTCGTGTTCAACACCGCCACCGAGCAATCCCAGGTTCAGCGCCGCTATCACCGTTTCTTCGTCCGCGCGGTCGACAACGAGGGGAAGGAAGACCCGAGTCCGGCGACGGTCGATTTCTTCGCGGAGACGCAAGCGCAGCCGCGCTCCATCCTGACCGCTGAGACGGTCAACCGCGTCGCCGTCAAGAACTCGGTCGCCTTCGTGGCCGCGGGCGCGAACGGCCTCGACGTGTTCGCGATCGGCGATCCGGGCAACATCCGCCGGATCGGGCGGGCGTTCACCGGAGGAAGCGCGACCGATTGCGTGCTCGACGGCGACTACGTCTATCTCGCAGACGGCCCA includes:
- a CDS encoding glycosyltransferase family 39 protein, translating into MSDAGHQQVRWVALLFWAGAALFLSAFFFLTHPPRLDLGLPAASDGTGWDAGGQAKGIAGALLYGGLLLAGGSGLARLLRLGDRPAVLCFALGGLLSSLLSFALLAAGLFRPAALGAGLLVPFFAAGLPRKISVRAPSLRRTFFPLALGLLAVLAAALLLVRTLAPLTANDPIVYHMPIARAYAENGRFEGAPDLVYARMPHGSDLLFAGAALIGGATAARAFHLLLALAAATLAARLAREVFRAPSGLAAAALFLTLPLVLDPRTIGNVDLAAAIFFGASFLLLARHARAAGRADLAAGSLLAGGMLATKYSAYAAYPLLFALLLLPVLGKRARPVSAGSVIAFLLLSHLPLAPWLLKAWAETGNPLFPLFPSILGGHGWDTVLDERLLAWQRSIGMGRDPLRFLILPWNAVLRGEPRYAFFDGVLSPALLLWAFWAWVRGGRETRGVLLLSLAGIYLWGLGSQQLRFLLPVVLLLAAAAGGFWRTERGAFGVFQGGLFLAIAAGLLAPALAETRRDALPVVSGRESEDSYLRRKIQSYAAFRAAERTVPAGERILLVWENRGYYLHRPYAADSFFEASRIVRLAERSGSNEAFLNHLRQEEIRWVLVNRSLERVFSRYAPARALAILDRAWKACEPRGEWGGLELYRVP
- a CDS encoding tetratricopeptide repeat protein; amino-acid sequence: MPPRRRVRRRTVLLGLYVFALILRLAYLWDARDNPFPDALGLDARYYDLRAEEILREGLIGDDAYFMGPLYPHLLAAVYGLAGRNLLLVRILQAFAGAAVPVLLYRIGSRFMSPTVALVAAAAAALHAPFIFYTSSILDTALSVVLLLWILDRLSVSAARASFRHPLLTGVLFGLAAAGRGNVLLFLPFALFALARAEPGKRREFRAPFALLLGVLVVIGATTARNYAASGDFVPLTSNGGLNFYIGNGPESSGAYEKPKGLDVDEDPSGRRLLERQLGRPLSPSEVSAEWFSRATAWIRENPGAELRLLLKKTILFFSTFEIPQIETYRFQMRYSPIIRVLHAPFGVFAPLALAGLFLARGRNLFLPVSFVFSYAASIVLFFVLTRYRLPVVPMLLLFAAATLVAFVEEAAKGCRGALLRRFLWIVPFFALCNVNFYRLSASIGEAQSYYRLGIIHQSRGEAEQAVLAYRRSIELDPDYERSRLNLGELLAVTDRKEEAEALFREAMRIEPEYPKASLNLGTLLYRSGRTEEGKAFLEEALRLDPGYGKAWLHLSALALLEGDPDGAEKAFAALASLAPDDPIRGLAEEFLTRIEEFDRIAVWREANSLPRALPPATREAATAELFRDRADCLALYRAGAAGGDPSALYALGAALYREEDWAGASAAFEQAARSAEGHPFLGFARGLVRFREGRPEEALPLFVEETEANPDFLPAWRNAAILASRLGLHGEARRLAGEYAARAEEEDEAIRSILSASPPSAQGTR
- a CDS encoding flippase-like domain-containing protein; the protein is MRGNLLRLAVTIALLALVLSRVDREELSLAGSEVRVLLLLAGYGLNLVMVFLNTYRWQILVRPLGASVGLFRLTSYYFVCMFFNNFMPTSIGGDVVRVLDLARDTGERSSAMASVLVERLLGLYVLLPISIAAFLHLYPTLPERGSFLAAEAAMAVLFLAGTVAIRRSTLRRAEPLLKPFAPLLHRMDARRRAGRLYDFLDAYKKHLGAVLAAFLLSLLSRSVWVFSCWVLAESLGIRLSVAHFFLLMPLVEIGRMLPLSLAGIGIREGVMLLLLRLFGVSDTRAVLLAFLIYGIFVVNGLFGGIVYGLRGFVESRKRRRDAAA